In one Aeromicrobium wangtongii genomic region, the following are encoded:
- a CDS encoding MMPL family transporter, whose protein sequence is MNRSIAGWATHRWAKWVVTALGLVMIFALASLGAKLTSVQDNDAASWLPGDAESTKVIERSKAFSDPNDIPGVVLYVRDAGITPADVAKATADAARIKGVDSVTEVTGPIPADDGKALQVLVTIRMSSDGWEDLPDRVDDIRSIADRDAGGLDVRIAGPAALGADQAEAFAGIDGILLLAAVAIVFIILLVTYRSLQLAILFLLCGVGAVFSAQGLVYLLAKHADLTVNAQSAGILSVLVLGAGVDYALLLVARYREELHRYEDRHEAMAHALHRAAPAILASGATVIIGLLCLLFAEMNSTSSLGPVGAVGIACALLVMMLLLPALLLILGRWIFWPFVPRFGDPIKSENGIWARVGRRIAKAPRAVWVTTTLVLVALSFGVVQLDANGLTNAQSFTKEQPSVLAERELAKHFPGGAGSPVAVIAEGSRADAVKDALSGVEGIDASSVQVLSPAGSPVAYLEGTLTSAPDSADAFATIDRARDAVHDVAGADALVGGNTAVNKDVQAASGADNRLIIPIILGVVLLILAVLLRSIAAPLMLLVTVVVSFAAAMGISALTFRHVFGFEGTDSSFPLFAFVFLVALGIDYNIFLMTRVREESLKHGTRKGALIGLAATGGVITSAGFVLAGTFTALATLPVVFLAELGFAVAVGVLLDTIIVRSVLVTALNLDFGRNIWWPSALGRTDGQVHEEVDRTSTPREAART, encoded by the coding sequence ATGAACCGAAGCATCGCGGGATGGGCCACGCACCGCTGGGCGAAGTGGGTGGTGACGGCCCTCGGCCTGGTGATGATCTTCGCGCTGGCCTCCCTCGGCGCCAAGCTCACGAGCGTCCAGGACAACGACGCCGCATCCTGGCTGCCCGGCGACGCCGAGTCCACCAAGGTGATCGAGAGATCGAAGGCCTTCTCCGACCCCAACGACATCCCGGGGGTCGTGCTCTACGTGCGTGACGCGGGCATCACCCCTGCCGACGTCGCCAAGGCGACGGCCGACGCAGCCCGGATCAAGGGGGTCGACTCGGTCACCGAGGTGACGGGACCGATCCCGGCCGACGACGGCAAGGCCCTGCAGGTCCTCGTGACGATCCGTATGAGCAGCGACGGGTGGGAGGACCTGCCCGACCGGGTCGACGACATCAGATCGATCGCCGACCGGGACGCCGGCGGCCTCGACGTGCGCATCGCCGGTCCCGCGGCACTCGGCGCAGACCAGGCCGAGGCCTTCGCCGGCATCGACGGCATCCTGCTGCTCGCGGCCGTCGCGATCGTGTTCATCATCTTGCTCGTCACCTATCGCAGCCTGCAGCTGGCGATCCTCTTCCTGCTGTGTGGCGTGGGCGCGGTCTTCAGCGCGCAGGGCCTGGTCTACCTGCTGGCCAAGCACGCCGACCTGACGGTCAACGCGCAGAGTGCGGGCATCCTCAGCGTGCTGGTGCTCGGCGCGGGAGTCGACTACGCATTGCTGCTCGTGGCCCGGTACCGCGAGGAGCTGCACCGCTACGAGGACCGGCACGAGGCGATGGCCCACGCCCTGCACCGCGCGGCCCCGGCGATCCTGGCCAGCGGCGCCACGGTCATCATCGGCCTGCTGTGCCTGCTGTTCGCGGAGATGAACTCGACCAGCAGCCTCGGCCCGGTCGGCGCCGTCGGCATCGCCTGCGCCCTGCTGGTCATGATGCTCCTGCTGCCGGCGCTGCTGCTCATCCTCGGACGGTGGATCTTCTGGCCGTTCGTGCCCCGCTTCGGCGACCCGATCAAGAGCGAGAACGGCATCTGGGCGCGGGTCGGCCGACGGATCGCCAAGGCCCCCCGCGCCGTCTGGGTCACGACGACCCTGGTCCTGGTCGCCCTGTCGTTCGGCGTCGTCCAGCTCGACGCCAACGGGCTCACCAACGCGCAGAGCTTCACCAAGGAGCAGCCGTCGGTGCTGGCGGAGCGTGAGCTCGCGAAGCACTTCCCGGGCGGCGCCGGCTCCCCCGTCGCCGTCATCGCCGAGGGCTCGCGCGCCGACGCGGTCAAGGACGCGCTCTCCGGGGTCGAGGGCATCGACGCGAGCTCGGTCCAGGTCTTGAGCCCGGCCGGCAGCCCCGTCGCCTATCTCGAGGGCACGCTGACCTCGGCCCCCGACTCGGCCGACGCCTTCGCCACGATCGACCGGGCGCGAGATGCGGTGCACGACGTCGCGGGCGCCGATGCACTGGTGGGAGGCAACACCGCGGTCAACAAGGACGTCCAAGCCGCCTCCGGCGCCGACAACCGGCTGATCATTCCCATCATCCTGGGCGTGGTCCTGCTGATCCTGGCCGTGCTGCTGCGCTCGATCGCGGCGCCGCTGATGCTGCTCGTGACGGTCGTGGTGTCCTTCGCGGCTGCGATGGGCATCAGCGCACTGACGTTCCGGCACGTGTTCGGGTTCGAGGGGACCGACTCGTCCTTCCCGTTGTTCGCCTTCGTGTTCCTCGTGGCGCTCGGCATCGACTACAACATCTTCTTGATGACCCGGGTGCGGGAGGAGTCCCTCAAGCACGGCACCCGCAAGGGGGCCCTCATCGGGCTCGCGGCGACCGGTGGGGTGATCACCTCGGCAGGCTTCGTCCTGGCCGGCACCTTCACCGCCCTGGCCACCCTGCCGGTCGTGTTCCTGGCCGAGCTCGGCTTCGCGGTCGCGGTCGGGGTGCTGCTCGACACCATCATCGTCCGGTCGGTGCTGGTCACCGCGCTCAACCTCGACTTCGGGCGCAACATCTGGTGGCCGAGCGCTCTGGGCCGCACCGACGGCCAAGTCCACGAGGAGGTGGACAGGACCAGCACGCCGCGTGAAGCTGCTCGCACCTAG
- a CDS encoding bifunctional folylpolyglutamate synthase/dihydrofolate synthase, with protein sequence MTPTYAEVERALLGRWPETRLEPSLDRITALCRLLGDPQDASPVIHLTGTNGKTSTSRMIDTLLRALDLRTGRFTSPHLQSMTERISLDGVPLTQEQFVDAFADVAAYAQIVDDSSDHPLSFFEMTVAMAYAAFADAPVDVAVVEVGMGGSWDATNVATGQVAVVTPIGVDHAAYLGDRPEIIAVEKAGIIKPGSHAVIAEQTPEVMDVLMRRVLDVGAIALREGVDFGVNDRVTAIGGQQISLQGLSGGYDNIFLPLHGAHQAHNAAYALAAVEAFTGSKQLDGDLVRAAFAAVSSPGRLEVVRRSPTVLLDAAHNPHGATAAIEAIQDAFSFSPLIGVVGVMGDKDVEEMLRIFEPVMAEIVVTQNSTARAMPVEELAEIAGDIFGEERVVVAKQLPDALERAVSMADGGEGGDDSIGSGGVLVTGSVVTVGEARVLLGGQVS encoded by the coding sequence ATGACACCTACGTACGCGGAGGTCGAGCGCGCGCTCCTCGGCCGGTGGCCCGAGACCCGTCTCGAGCCCTCACTGGACAGAATCACGGCGCTGTGCCGTCTGCTGGGTGACCCCCAGGACGCCAGCCCGGTCATCCACCTGACCGGTACCAACGGCAAGACATCGACGAGCCGGATGATCGACACCCTGCTGCGCGCCCTCGACCTGAGGACGGGGCGCTTCACCAGCCCGCACCTCCAGTCGATGACCGAGCGCATCTCGCTGGACGGCGTGCCGCTGACGCAGGAGCAGTTCGTCGATGCGTTCGCCGATGTCGCCGCCTACGCGCAGATCGTGGACGACTCCTCGGATCATCCGCTGTCGTTCTTCGAGATGACCGTGGCGATGGCCTATGCCGCGTTCGCGGACGCCCCCGTCGACGTCGCCGTCGTCGAGGTCGGCATGGGCGGCTCGTGGGACGCCACGAACGTCGCGACCGGCCAGGTCGCCGTCGTGACGCCGATCGGCGTCGACCACGCCGCCTACCTGGGGGATCGTCCCGAGATCATCGCGGTGGAGAAGGCCGGGATCATCAAGCCCGGCTCGCACGCGGTGATCGCCGAGCAGACGCCGGAGGTCATGGACGTCCTCATGCGCCGCGTGCTGGACGTCGGTGCGATCGCGCTGCGCGAAGGTGTCGACTTCGGGGTCAACGACCGGGTCACCGCGATCGGCGGCCAGCAGATCAGCCTGCAGGGCCTCTCCGGTGGCTACGACAACATCTTCCTGCCGCTGCACGGGGCGCACCAGGCCCACAACGCGGCCTACGCGCTGGCCGCGGTCGAGGCGTTCACCGGCAGCAAGCAGCTCGACGGCGACCTGGTGCGCGCGGCCTTCGCCGCGGTGAGCTCACCCGGGCGCCTGGAGGTCGTGCGCCGCAGCCCCACGGTGCTGCTGGACGCGGCCCACAACCCGCACGGCGCGACCGCGGCGATCGAGGCGATCCAGGACGCGTTCTCGTTCAGCCCGCTGATCGGTGTGGTGGGGGTCATGGGCGACAAGGACGTCGAGGAGATGCTGCGCATCTTCGAGCCGGTCATGGCCGAGATCGTGGTGACGCAGAACAGCACCGCCCGGGCCATGCCGGTCGAGGAGCTGGCCGAGATCGCCGGCGACATCTTCGGTGAGGAGCGGGTCGTGGTGGCCAAGCAGCTGCCCGATGCGCTCGAGCGGGCCGTCTCGATGGCCGACGGCGGCGAGGGCGGTGACGACTCCATCGGCAGCGGGGGAGTCCTGGTGACCGGATCGGTCGTCACGGTGGGCGAGGCCCGCGTCCTGCTGGGCGGTCAGGTCTCATGA
- a CDS encoding DUF4233 domain-containing protein, protein MCAAMLSLEAIILGLSVPVMISVEDVHKTAALVLGLGLALLCILVAGSLRRPQAYLVGHAIQVAAIAMGFLVPIMFFVGLMFAALWFGAFFLGRKIEDDKARWAREAAEADDEPR, encoded by the coding sequence ATGTGCGCGGCGATGCTGTCGCTGGAGGCGATCATCCTCGGCCTGAGCGTGCCGGTCATGATCTCGGTCGAGGACGTCCACAAGACCGCCGCTCTGGTGCTGGGGCTGGGACTGGCACTGCTGTGCATCCTGGTCGCCGGCTCCCTGCGGCGTCCCCAGGCCTATCTGGTCGGGCACGCGATCCAGGTCGCGGCGATCGCCATGGGCTTCCTGGTGCCGATCATGTTCTTCGTCGGACTCATGTTCGCCGCGCTGTGGTTCGGCGCGTTCTTCCTGGGGCGCAAGATCGAGGACGACAAGGCGCGCTGGGCCCGCGAGGCCGCCGAGGCGGACGACGAACCACGGTGA
- a CDS encoding metallophosphoesterase family protein: protein MVRVLAVSDEEVPAMRSRVRDLQVDLVLGAGDLPWDYLETLVELVGAPALFVPGNHEPHIGRGTPTAPRGMVSVDGSVQTVAGLRIAGLGGCVRYNDGEHQYTQREYHQRARRLLALAGGTAPVDVLLTHAPPLGLGDEDDPSHVGIEALHEVLEVLRPTWHLHGHIHPFGMLKADRQVGPTTIRNVIPWRVIDIEPQAVVSSSSSVGRSGQED, encoded by the coding sequence ATGGTCCGGGTCCTGGCAGTCTCCGACGAGGAGGTCCCCGCGATGCGGTCGCGGGTGCGCGACCTGCAGGTCGACCTGGTCCTGGGGGCGGGTGACCTGCCGTGGGACTACCTGGAGACGCTGGTGGAGCTCGTCGGGGCACCGGCTCTGTTCGTGCCCGGCAACCACGAGCCCCACATCGGCCGCGGGACGCCCACCGCGCCCCGCGGGATGGTCAGCGTCGACGGCTCGGTCCAGACGGTCGCCGGGCTGCGCATCGCCGGTCTCGGCGGGTGCGTGCGCTACAACGACGGCGAGCACCAGTACACGCAGCGCGAGTACCACCAGCGCGCCCGCCGGCTGCTGGCGCTCGCCGGCGGCACCGCGCCGGTCGACGTCCTGCTGACCCACGCCCCGCCCCTCGGCCTGGGCGACGAGGACGACCCCAGCCACGTGGGCATCGAGGCACTGCACGAGGTGCTGGAGGTGCTGCGACCGACGTGGCACCTGCACGGGCACATCCACCCGTTCGGGATGCTCAAGGCCGACCGGCAGGTGGGGCCGACGACGATCCGCAACGTCATCCCGTGGCGGGTCATCGACATCGAGCCCCAGGCGGTGGTGAGCTCGTCCTCGTCGGTCGGACGATCGGGTCAGGAGGACTGA
- a CDS encoding ABC transporter ATP-binding protein, translating to MAAIEMKHIVKKYGDGFPAVNDVSIDVADGEFMILVGPSGCGKSTLLRMIVGLEDITSGDMIIGGKRVNDLAPRDRNLSMVFQNYALYPHLTVYENIAFPLRLAKMPDKEVDEKVRAASKTLDLDEHLQRKPANLSGGQRQRVAMGRAIVRDAQAFLFDEPLSNLDAKLRGQMRTEIARLQKQLGITTVYVTHDQTEAMTLGDRVAVMKRGILQQLATPRELYEQPVNLFVAGFIGSPPMNFLPATVEGSEIQLPFGTFPLPAAKAERTAGKGLLMAGIRPEHFEDVSVLHHDEVDTSRTFKAHIDVREWLGDQQYAYVPFEAEAKVQDQLRELARESDSDSLRTQLVVSLDASSTVKEDDDATLFIDTDKMHLFDPSSGENLTVGL from the coding sequence ATGGCAGCCATCGAGATGAAGCACATCGTCAAGAAGTACGGAGACGGGTTCCCGGCGGTCAACGACGTCAGCATCGACGTCGCCGACGGCGAGTTCATGATCCTGGTCGGCCCGTCCGGCTGCGGAAAGTCCACGCTGCTGCGGATGATCGTGGGCCTGGAGGACATCACCTCCGGCGACATGATCATCGGCGGCAAACGGGTCAACGACCTGGCCCCGCGCGACCGCAACCTGTCGATGGTCTTCCAGAACTACGCGCTGTACCCGCACCTGACCGTCTACGAGAACATCGCGTTCCCGCTCCGCCTGGCCAAGATGCCGGACAAGGAGGTCGACGAGAAGGTCCGCGCGGCCAGCAAGACCCTCGACCTCGACGAGCACCTGCAGCGCAAGCCCGCCAACCTGTCCGGCGGCCAGCGCCAGCGGGTCGCGATGGGACGCGCGATCGTGCGCGACGCCCAGGCGTTCTTGTTCGACGAGCCGCTGTCCAACCTCGATGCCAAGCTGCGCGGCCAGATGCGCACCGAGATCGCGCGGCTGCAGAAGCAGCTCGGCATCACCACGGTCTACGTGACCCACGACCAGACCGAGGCCATGACGCTCGGCGACCGGGTGGCGGTCATGAAGCGTGGCATCCTGCAACAGCTCGCCACGCCCCGCGAGCTGTACGAGCAGCCGGTCAACCTGTTCGTCGCCGGATTCATCGGCTCCCCGCCGATGAACTTCCTGCCGGCGACGGTCGAGGGCAGCGAGATCCAGTTGCCCTTCGGCACGTTCCCGCTGCCGGCCGCCAAGGCCGAGCGCACGGCCGGCAAGGGCCTGCTGATGGCCGGTATCCGTCCCGAGCACTTCGAGGACGTCTCGGTCCTGCACCATGACGAGGTCGACACCTCCCGAACCTTCAAGGCCCACATCGACGTCCGCGAGTGGCTCGGCGACCAGCAGTACGCCTACGTCCCGTTCGAGGCCGAGGCGAAGGTGCAGGACCAGCTCAGGGAGCTGGCCCGCGAGTCCGACAGCGACTCCCTGCGCACCCAGCTGGTGGTCTCGCTCGACGCGTCGAGCACGGTCAAGGAGGACGACGACGCCACGCTGTTCATCGACACCGACAAGATGCACCTGTTCGACCCGTCCAGCGGCGAGAACCTGACAGTGGGCCTCTGA